Proteins co-encoded in one Natrinema sp. CBA1119 genomic window:
- a CDS encoding CNNM domain-containing protein produces the protein MNSLEIGLRLFAGIGLILANAFFVAIEFALTRVRQYPESVFDEPGLRRAWEMTDDLEVYLTSCQVGISATSIAVGIVAEPALATLVSPLFETTTLASAGAGAVTAFVIINLLHLTHGEQTPTYLGVERTKFVAKYGATPLYWYAWLLSPVIWFGDAVAKWTLRRFGIEMTGAWLETETEIIETRADLRNRLASVLERGELPDERREEILNAFTVGERPVEDVMTDIDDIVFLSRTASVEENLARIGSSPHTRFPLIEDEPEEFVGIVYVPTVVDQIDDLRAGSVTLDDLATPPMTLSADTHVSDAIDDLQAAHQELALVEADGDIVGLLTATDALEELVGAFDDPLDTVDFVADRHR, from the coding sequence GTGAACTCCCTCGAAATCGGTCTCAGGCTGTTCGCCGGAATCGGGCTGATACTCGCGAACGCCTTCTTCGTCGCGATCGAGTTCGCCCTCACCCGCGTCCGACAGTACCCGGAATCGGTGTTCGACGAGCCGGGACTCCGGAGGGCGTGGGAGATGACGGACGACCTCGAGGTCTATCTCACGAGCTGCCAGGTCGGGATCAGTGCGACGAGCATCGCCGTCGGAATCGTCGCCGAGCCGGCCCTCGCGACGCTGGTCAGTCCGCTGTTCGAGACCACGACCCTCGCGTCCGCGGGCGCCGGCGCCGTTACCGCGTTCGTCATCATTAACCTCCTTCACCTCACCCACGGCGAACAGACGCCGACCTACCTCGGCGTCGAGCGGACGAAGTTCGTCGCGAAATACGGCGCGACACCGCTGTACTGGTACGCGTGGCTGCTCTCGCCCGTCATCTGGTTCGGCGACGCGGTCGCGAAGTGGACGCTCCGACGGTTCGGCATCGAGATGACCGGCGCGTGGCTCGAGACCGAGACCGAGATCATCGAGACGCGGGCCGACCTCCGGAACCGACTCGCGTCCGTCCTCGAGCGGGGCGAACTCCCCGACGAGCGGCGCGAGGAGATACTCAACGCGTTCACCGTCGGCGAACGGCCCGTCGAGGACGTCATGACCGACATCGACGACATCGTCTTTCTCTCGCGGACGGCATCGGTCGAGGAGAACCTGGCCCGGATCGGATCGAGTCCCCATACGCGATTTCCGCTGATCGAGGACGAACCCGAGGAATTCGTCGGCATCGTCTACGTCCCGACGGTCGTTGACCAAATCGACGACCTCCGAGCCGGTTCGGTCACGCTCGATGACCTCGCGACGCCGCCGATGACGCTCTCTGCTGACACGCACGTCAGTGACGCCATCGACGACCTCCAGGCGGCCCATCAGGAACTCGCACTCGTCGAAGCCGACGGCGACATCGTCGGGCTCCTCACGGCGACGGACGCGCTCGAGGAACTGGTCGGTGCGTTCGACGATCCGCTCGACACGGTGGACTTCGTGGCTGACCGGCATCGGTGA